A genomic segment from Sparus aurata chromosome 20, fSpaAur1.1, whole genome shotgun sequence encodes:
- the ascc1 gene encoding activating signal cointegrator 1 complex subunit 1: MEVLRPALININGRIYRRNIIKEENYEEEDDFSYMGPPESEDLADDETCDTNFIEQTDKGYRCAIDIPSVLYKYIIGKKGETRRRLEFDTKTNISIPKPGVEGQIVITGSHKAAVSSAVTRVEVLVESFRKKQPFTHFLSFSLSDPKIQEGFLRFKDEVLEQCSQDRGVDESIFQNPAKLHLTIGTLALLNEMEVRKACEHLQECQNVIRDLTEGKPLPLEVKGIEYMNDDPAMVDVLYAKVNMKDGSDKLQVIADRLVEHFVSAGLMVREWDRVKLHGTVMNTLFRKDSTVEDTGSQGRQPMSEREAFDARNILKIFRAHRFGEFELNTVLLSQRYSSDCTGYYSSAGSINFS; the protein is encoded by the exons ATGGAGGTTTTACGTCCAGCTCTGATCAACATAAATGGAAGAATATACCGAAGGAATATCATAAAGGAAGAAAACTATGAGGAAGAAGATGATTTCTCTTACATGGGACCACCAG AGAGTGAGGACCTTGCAGATGATGAAACCTGTGATACCAACTTCATTGAACAGACGGATAAAGGATACCGCTGTGCCATTGATATACCAAGTGTTCTTTACAA GTACATCATTGGGAAGAAAGGAGAGACACGCAGACGTCTGGAGTTTGACACGAAAACGAATATCAGCATCCCCAAACCAGGAGTAGAAGGACAGATTG TTATCACAGGTTCCCATAAAGCCGCAGTCTCATCTGCTGTCACCCGAGTTGAGGTTCTCGTCGAGAGTTTCCGGAAAAAGCAGCCTTTCACCCACTTCCTGTCGTTCTCACTGAGTGATCCCAAAATACAAGAAGGATTCCTGAGATTTAAAGACGAGGTGTTGGAGCAGTGTTCACAG GATCGTGGAGTGGACGAGAGCATCTTTCAAAACCCTGCAAAGCTTCACCTGACAATCGGCACCCTGGCTCTGTTAAATGAAATGGAAGTGAGGAAAGCATGTGAACACCTCCAAGAGTGTCAAAATGTGATCAG GGACCTCACAGAGGGAAAACCTCTGCCATTGGAGGTGAAAGGTATCGAGTACATGAATGACGACCCAGCCATGGTTGACGTCCTGTATGCCAAAGTCAATATGAAAGACGGATCTGACAA GTTGCAGGTAATTGCGGACCGGCTGGTCGAGCACTTTGTCTCTGCGGGGCTGATGGTCAGAGAGTGGGATAGGGTGAAGCTGCACGGCACCGTGATGAACACTCTGTTCAGAAAGGACTCCACAG TTGAAGACACGGGCAGCCAAGGAAGACAACCCATGAGCGAAAGAGAGGCTTTTGATGCCAGAAACATACTAAAG aTATTTCGCGCTCATCGTTTTGGAGAGTTTGAGCTGAACACCGTGCTGCTGTCCCAGAGGTATTCGTCAGATTGCACAGGCTACTACTCGTCTGCAGGGAGCATCAACTTCTCATGA